The Dehalococcoidia bacterium sequence CGTTTTCTCGGGCTTTGTGGGGGTTGCCGGCCTCTCCCCGATTATTGCCCGTTTTTCGCTTGTTACTGGGGTCGCCGCTCCTCCCTGGGTCAGGGCGCACTCCACCATTGCCAGCTCCAGTGGAAGGGGCGAAAAGCCATCGAGCTCCAGTTCCACCTGGCGAAATAGCTTCGCCGCTTTGGAGAGCTGTGCCATGGGGGCTCTCTCCGCCAGGCTCCTCATCTCCAAGAGCTCCTCCGGGGGCAGGTCGATGGCTGCTCCAGCCCCTGCCTTTACAAGGAGCAGCCCTCTGAGATACTCCACCAGCTCCCGGTTGAATTGCCTGAGGTCGAGGCCGTCCTGGGTAACGCTGTTTATGGTTTGAAGCCCGGCGGTGATATCATTATCGACGATGTGTCCTGCCAGTTCCCTGGCTCGCACGTCCCCGCTGATACCCAGCATCGCCTGAACCTGATGGAGTTCGATCCGGGAACCATAATGGGCAACCGATTGCTCCAGAAGGTTTTCGGCGTCTCGCATCGAGCCGGTTGCGCTCCTGGCGATGAGCTTTAGCGATGAATCATCGATCTGGATGCCTTCCCCGGCGCAGACGACGGCGAGCCTGGAGACCATGGCATCCTGGGGGATACGCCTGAAATCGAAGCGCTGGCACCGGGAGAGGATGGTGAGCGGCACCTTGTGCGGCTCGGTGGTTGCCAGCACGAACAGGACATGGGGCGGCGGCTCCTCCAGTGTTTTGAGCAGGGCGTTGGCGGCGGGCTCGGTGAGCATATGGACCTCGTCGATGATATAGACCTTGTATCTTGCTATATTGGGGGTGTACCTGACCCGCTCCCTGAGCTCGCGGATCTCATCGATGCCGCGGTTTGAGGCGGCATCGATCTCCATTACATCCATGGCGCGCCCCTCAGTGATCGTCTGGCATATGGTGCAGGCGTTACAGGGCTCGCCTTTGCCGCCCTCGAGGCAGTTTGCCGCCTTGGCCAGGATGCGACCGGTGCTGGTCTTTCCCGTCCCGCGAGGGCCGCAGAAGAGATAGGCATGGGCCACCCGTCCCGCCTTGAGTGCGTTCAAGAGGGTCTGGGTCACGTGGTCCTGTCCCACTAGCTCGGCCAGGGTCTGGGGGCGCCACTTGCGATAATATACCTGCGCTCCCATCCTTTCGCCGTTTTCGACCTTACCTCGCTTTTTCGCCATTTGCAACCTTTATACTACGTCCGCATCGATCGCCTGTTTATGTCCTTACTCAATTATCGCCTTTACAGTCCACTGTATACCGGATATTTCTCGCCGCTCTCCCTGGTGTCGGAGATCAGGCTGTCCACTGCCTTGAGCATACGCTCCCTGTCCAGTGAAGGCTTGCCGTCTATCCCCCACATGTATCGGTTGGCGATATGGTCGCTTACCACAAAATCGGATGATACCTCTAGCTCCTCTATCAGCAGGCGCACCTCCCGGAGCAGGCCCTCAACGGTTTGCCGGCTGAACTCTTCCCGCTCGTACCTTTCGGCGAGGGGGGTGCCGGGAATAACGAACAGGGTGCGCAGGCGGATGAAGTGCGGATTTATAGCATTCAGTACGCGGGCGGTGCCGCGGGCATGCTGCTCCCACTTCTCCTGACCACCGAGGCCGGGCATAATGTACTCGGAGAGCTCAAATCCGGCCTGGAGAGCCTTCTGACCGCCCAGTATCATCTCATCGGGGGTTGCTCCCTTCTGGATTATACTTAGCAACTCCCCGTCGCCGGTCTCCAGCCCCACGTGGAGCCGGTTAAGCCCGGCCTCTCGCAGCATCTTGAGGTCCTCCATGCTTTTCTTGACCAGTGTTTTGGCGCGGGCGTAGCTGGTAACCCTTTCCAGGGTGGGGAAGGTCTGGTAGAGAAAGCTGACGATCTCGGCCAGCTCCTCCGATTTCATGATGATGCTGTTGGAGTCGGCGATGAAGGCGTGCCTTACCTCCCCATCATTTAGCCAGTATAACCCGTTGGCCCTGGCCACCATATCCACGCGGTCACCGTGTCCGTTCCTCCATGCCCGTTCCTTTATCTCATCGGTAACTATCTTCATGGTGCGGATGTCATTCTTGACATCATCCACTGGCCTCAGCTCCAGCTTGGCCCCCTTATACATGCTGCAAAATTCGCACCTGTTCCAGGAGCAGTTTCTGGTAGCCCTGACCAGGAGGCTGTGGGCTTCCGTGGGTGGCCTGTAGGGTGGCTGCTCATAATAGAGGTTCATCGCTGATTTCTCCCAGTACCCTTTTCTCCGCAGCCCTCATCCTGGCTTCAGCCGCTGCATCCTCATCCTGGTATCCCAGGAGATGGAGCACGCCATGGATCACCAGCAGCGCCAGTTCCTGCTCCAGGGAGTGTTTACGCTCTCTGGCCTGGATTGCCGCCCGAGGATAGGAGAGGAGCACCTCGCCAAGGTGAGTGGTGCCATCGGGAGGTGACACAAATGGGGTTTCCGCCTCGCCCTGGCGGTTTTCCATGAGGGCGAAGGAGAGCACATCGGTGGTCTCATCCTTCCCCCGGTAGCTTCGATTGAGCTGCCGTATGGTCTCATCGTCGGTGATAACCAGCCCCAACTCCACCGGAGAGTCCACCTCTTCCTGGATAAGGGTCTTTTCCACCACACGCCTGATCCACTCCTCAGCCACCTGTCCCTGGAAAGGCTCATCGATCTTTACATAAAGCTTGCATCCGGACATAGGGACACTACCGCTCCCTGTCGGAATCATAGCACAGCGGGGGCAATTCTTCAATATATTGCTCTTGACGTCAGCCTGACGGGGCGGTATTATCCTTCTGGGATGATGGGCTTCTTGGAGAAGCTGCTTGAGGCTGCCCGTACCAACGGGAGCCTGCTTTGCGTTGGGCTCGACCCCGATCCGGAGCTGATGCCAGCCGGGATGGGCGTACTGGAATTCAATCGCGCTATCGTTGATGCCACCTCAGACCTGGTATGCGCCTACAAGCCCAACCTCGCCTTCTACGAGGCACTGGGTACTGAAGGGCTCAGGGCGCTGGAGAAGACCGTTACCTATATACCTGATACAATCCCGGTTATCGGGGATGCCAAGCGGGGCGATATCGGCAGCACCGCGCGGGCCTATGCCCGGGCGCTCTTTGAAACCCTCGGCTTCGATGCCGCCACGGTGAACCCCTATATGGGCTATGACTCCCTGGAGCCATTTATTGAGTACAGAGAAAAGGGGGTGTTCATCCTATGCCGCACCTCCAATGCAGGCTCGGTCGATTTCCAGGACCTGGTGCTTTCCGGCAAGTCGGCGGGGGTGGAAGGGGGCGAGAGACC is a genomic window containing:
- the dnaX gene encoding DNA polymerase III subunit gamma/tau, which gives rise to MAKKRGKVENGERMGAQVYYRKWRPQTLAELVGQDHVTQTLLNALKAGRVAHAYLFCGPRGTGKTSTGRILAKAANCLEGGKGEPCNACTICQTITEGRAMDVMEIDAASNRGIDEIRELRERVRYTPNIARYKVYIIDEVHMLTEPAANALLKTLEEPPPHVLFVLATTEPHKVPLTILSRCQRFDFRRIPQDAMVSRLAVVCAGEGIQIDDSSLKLIARSATGSMRDAENLLEQSVAHYGSRIELHQVQAMLGISGDVRARELAGHIVDNDITAGLQTINSVTQDGLDLRQFNRELVEYLRGLLLVKAGAGAAIDLPPEELLEMRSLAERAPMAQLSKAAKLFRQVELELDGFSPLPLELAMVECALTQGGAATPVTSEKRAIIGERPATPTKPEKTEGEPAGTPEPTGEKPATPANPEKTEGEPAGAPELTGEKPATPQKFEKSDIEYFRNRWKDVVSATKGMGSKGNLDALLRSACEPVALEGETLVLGFYYEFHKEKIEDPKYRHMVEAKVSEVFGKNYKIRCMLTERKATSRGHLVEAALQMGAKIVEEEE
- a CDS encoding radical SAM protein, whose translation is MNLYYEQPPYRPPTEAHSLLVRATRNCSWNRCEFCSMYKGAKLELRPVDDVKNDIRTMKIVTDEIKERAWRNGHGDRVDMVARANGLYWLNDGEVRHAFIADSNSIIMKSEELAEIVSFLYQTFPTLERVTSYARAKTLVKKSMEDLKMLREAGLNRLHVGLETGDGELLSIIQKGATPDEMILGGQKALQAGFELSEYIMPGLGGQEKWEQHARGTARVLNAINPHFIRLRTLFVIPGTPLAERYEREEFSRQTVEGLLREVRLLIEELEVSSDFVVSDHIANRYMWGIDGKPSLDRERMLKAVDSLISDTRESGEKYPVYSGL
- the ybeY gene encoding rRNA maturation RNase YbeY; the encoded protein is MSGCKLYVKIDEPFQGQVAEEWIRRVVEKTLIQEEVDSPVELGLVITDDETIRQLNRSYRGKDETTDVLSFALMENRQGEAETPFVSPPDGTTHLGEVLLSYPRAAIQARERKHSLEQELALLVIHGVLHLLGYQDEDAAAEARMRAAEKRVLGEISDEPLL
- the pyrF gene encoding orotidine-5'-phosphate decarboxylase, whose protein sequence is MGFLEKLLEAARTNGSLLCVGLDPDPELMPAGMGVLEFNRAIVDATSDLVCAYKPNLAFYEALGTEGLRALEKTVTYIPDTIPVIGDAKRGDIGSTARAYARALFETLGFDAATVNPYMGYDSLEPFIEYREKGVFILCRTSNAGSVDFQDLVLSGKSAGVEGGERPLFEVVALRAREWNALGNVGLVVGSTYPQELRRVRQLCPQMPLLIPGIGAQGGDPASAVRYGVDARGEKAIISSSRQIIYAYLGEGGKGGDFAAAARGAALKLRDEINRYRGHT